CCCTGGGAAAAGAAAATGGTTGCCGAAATCGAAAGAGAAATTTTAAAAGCCGACCTGGGATTTAATCCCAATAACGATGGTACGGTTATCCGAATTCCCATCCCGCCTCTGAGCGAGGAACGTCGTAAAGATCTGGTCAAATTGGTGCATAAATTTGCGGAAGACGCCCGGATCGCAGTGCGCAACGTGCGCAGAGATGCCAATGATCAACTGAAAAAATTAGAAAAAGACCATCAAATTAGTGAAGATGAATTAAGTGTTTATCTGGATGATGTACAGGATTTGACGGACGATCACATTAAAAAAATAGATGAAATGATGAAAGAAAAAGAAGCAGAAATCCTGAAGGTTTAGGGAGTTTGGGGAGCGCAAAGCTCCCCAAACATCTATTTCATCACCCCATATTTATGTGCTTGCCAAAAAAACCTAAAAGTAAATAAAATTTTTCCGACTATAAAAAAAAATAAAATAATGTTAAGCTGAAAAGATAAAATTGACGCTTAACACAGTTTTTTCGATGCCAGTTTTGTATAATGCTGGTGGAATTTTAAAAATGGAATTTACGTTTAATCTGAAGTGAAAAATATGCAAAGACCTCCTGAAAAAAATACTTTGATTGTCGGATGGAATGTTGAGGCCGTTCAGCTTTATGACAGACTCCTTGAAACGCCCGCTCTGGGTTATAATGTCAGGGGGTTCATCCGTCCCGCCGGCAATGATCGCCGAAGGCATTATAAAAATGTTCCCGTCGTTGGCGATCTGGAGAATTTTAGCGAGTGCGTTAAAAAGTATAAAATCAGCGAAGCGCTCATTGTCCTTTCGCCTTCGGAAAAGACATATCTTCCACAAATCATCGATCTTTGTACTAAAAATAATGTTGAATATTCGATCGTTTCCGATGCCTACGAAGAAGATTACGACCATGTTGTTCGCCATATTATTCGCGTTGTGCTAAAACCAAGGGAATTTGGTTTTAGAAGAATTTTTGATATTTTAATTTCTGTCACCTTACTCATTTTACTATTTCCGCTGTTTATTATTACGGCTATTGCCATCAAACTGGATTCTCCCGGGCCGCTTTTCTATTCTCAGCAAAGGTTGGGTAAGGACGGAAAAATATTTAAGGTTTACAAATTCAGATCCATGGTGCAGGATGCGGAGAAGTTGACCGGCCCGGTGTGGGCTGGTAAGGAAGACCCTCGAATAACGCGTGTGGGACGCATTTTAAGAAAAACGCGCATTGATGAACTGCCCCAATTAATGAACGTTCTGTTGGGCGATATGAGCTTTATCGGCCCCCGACCGGAACGTCCTTTTTTTGCGCAGCAGTTCAAAAAACAAATTCCCTTTTATATGGCTCGTTTAAAAACCAAGCCGGGCATTACCGGGCTGGCCCAGGTAACCGTGGGCTATGATGAAACCATTGAAGACGTTAAAGAAAAGATAAAGAAAGACATCGAATATATTGAAAATAAAGATTCGTTGCTTTTGAATTTAAAAATACTCCTCAAGACGATCGCGGTTGTTTTAAAAGGCGAAGGCCAATAACAATAAAAATTATTAATAATTTTCTGATTTTAGACGACTTTATTTAATGATGTGTCGCACAAATTGTGCACATTGTGGATGCATTTTTAATGCGGTTTTGAGAAGAAGAGGGAATTTTTGTAGATTACAGGCGTTCGCTGTAATTGACGTGGCGGAGCTATAAACAAAGGTGATAATATGGAAAAATTACAAATTGATTCAAAATTTGCTGATCAAAGCGGTGAAATTATGGTCGTCGAATTAGGCGGCCACGTTGATCAGTCTAATAGTTATCAATTAGAACGGCTGTTTGATAACATAATAGAAAGCGGATGCTATCGAGTAATCGTAGATTTTAGCAAAGTGTACTATATGAGCAGCGCCGGCTGGGGCGTGTTTGTTGGCGAGATTAAACGCTTCAGGGATCGTGGCGGCGATATCAAGCTGGCCAATATGAATCCCGATATTTACGAAGTCTATCAAATGTTGGAATTTTATCATATTTTAGATGATTATCCTTCTGTGGAAGCCGCCGCCGCCGCCTTTAAAAAAGATCAGGAAGAGATCGATCTGGTGATTGATGAAATCGAAGAGGGAGAAAGCGAAGAAGCGGCAGCCGCTTCTCCGGAAACGCCAGAGCAAGAAGAGAGCGTAGAAGAAATTGATCTGGAAGAAATTGTGGCCGACAGTGCAGAAACAAAAGACAAAGAAAAAAGCGAGACTACGCCGATTTCGTCAACCGATTTCGGCAAAGAAGCGGTGCACGATTTTGTGCCTACCTCTTTGCATACAGATGTTAAACTGGCCGATTTACCGCTTCCTGAAAAAATTAAACGCGTAATCGCTCAAAATCCGTTGATCGGAATATGGGGAATCAGAAAAATCTTGCGTCATGAACATTTTGGCCGTACCAAAGTTGGCATATTTAAATTATATAAGATTTTGCGCGATTTGGATCTAGATACCAAAGCCAAACGTTATCGATTTTATAGGTCATGTTAAAAAGATAGGTGCTTTTATGCGTACACTAATATCGCTTACATTTTTTATCTTTTTTATGGGAATGAGCTCGCTAAGTCACGCTCAGGATACGCAGTTAAACTTTTTCACTGATCCTGAGTGGGAAAAGTATCCTTTTAAGCCGGGCGATGGATTGATGATTTCCACCTTACCGGATACCACTTCCTTTATTAACGGCGTTTATCCCATCGATGACCGTGGTTTTGCTGAACTGCCCATGATCGGTAAGGTTAACGTTTCTAAAATGACCGTACATCAATTGGTCGCTTTTTTGAGAAAAAATTATGAAAGCTATTTGAGATTCCCCAATATTTACGTTAAACCATTGGCCAGAGTGAGCCTGTTAGGTGGTTTTACCAGACCGGGGCTTTACTATGTTGACGTTAATAGTTCGTTGTGGGACCTGATTTACATGGCCGGCGGAACTTTGACAGAGGATGGTATTTATGAAATGCACTGGCAAAGAAACGAGAAAGAACGCTCCGGCGACCTGACCGGGTTTTTTGAGAGCGGTATCTCCTTAAAAAAGATGGGCTTTAAATCCGGCGATATATTCTGGACGCCCTCGCCGACTCGCAGAACGTTCTGGGACAAAGTAAGAGATGTAATGCCCATTTTGACCTTTGCTACAACGGTCTGGGCCATCTATAATACGTACCAGCGAGACATTTTAATTTTACGAAGCAGATGAAAGGTTTAAGAAGGATTACATATTATGAATAACCAAAAAAAATCAACGGATTTAAATCTCACCGATTCCAAAATGGATTGGCAGCATTACATCAAATTGTTCAAACGTAAAAAGTGGTTAATGCTGCTTTTATTTATTTTCGGTTTTTTGTTTAGCGCCGCCTTTCTTTATAAAATCAGTCCGCGTCCCGTTTACCAGACACAGGCCCTCCTGCAATTTCAGGATACCAGGTCCTTAAACGAGCTGGATTCGAGAAGACGGCCAGATTTTGAAAGCAAGCTTGGCATTTTGATGAGCCGTAAGTTCCTCGGAAAGATCGTTGACGATTTAAGTCTGGTGGTGCGCTTTAGCGGAGTGGACCGCTATGAAGCGGTGGACAGCGTCTTTTTACATCCCAATTATTTAAAGGGCCGTTTTGTCCTTAAAAAACAGGGCAATAAATTACTGCTTTTTTACACCAGCCAGGACCATTCCATCGAAGATAAAAAAGTACTGGAAGTCGATTATCCGGAAGACCGATTGATCGTTTATGGCGGGGTGGGCTTAAAGCTAAAAGACCGCTACTGGCAGCAGCATGACAAACTGATTTACACGGTAAATTCACGGCCCAGAGCGATTGAAAGTCTTTTAAGCTCTTTGGGCTATCAATTTAAAAACCGGGCCAGAACCCTGCTGGTTTTAACCCTTAAAGGGGAAGACCGTTATTTAATTACCGCCACCCTAAATAAAATTGTGGATTACTTTGTTCAGGAAAATTTAAATCTGAAAAAGTACCAGACGCGTGAAGTATTGAGCGTGCTGGAAGAGCAA
This sequence is a window from Caldithrix abyssi DSM 13497. Protein-coding genes within it:
- the frr gene encoding ribosome recycling factor; this translates as MDAKEIIKDAKRRMNGALNALRDELVKIRTGRATPNLLDGIKVEYYGQKVPLNQVATVTAPEPRLIVIQPWEKKMVAEIEREILKADLGFNPNNDGTVIRIPIPPLSEERRKDLVKLVHKFAEDARIAVRNVRRDANDQLKKLEKDHQISEDELSVYLDDVQDLTDDHIKKIDEMMKEKEAEILKV
- a CDS encoding polysaccharide biosynthesis/export family protein, producing the protein MRTLISLTFFIFFMGMSSLSHAQDTQLNFFTDPEWEKYPFKPGDGLMISTLPDTTSFINGVYPIDDRGFAELPMIGKVNVSKMTVHQLVAFLRKNYESYLRFPNIYVKPLARVSLLGGFTRPGLYYVDVNSSLWDLIYMAGGTLTEDGIYEMHWQRNEKERSGDLTGFFESGISLKKMGFKSGDIFWTPSPTRRTFWDKVRDVMPILTFATTVWAIYNTYQRDILILRSR
- a CDS encoding sugar transferase, which translates into the protein MQRPPEKNTLIVGWNVEAVQLYDRLLETPALGYNVRGFIRPAGNDRRRHYKNVPVVGDLENFSECVKKYKISEALIVLSPSEKTYLPQIIDLCTKNNVEYSIVSDAYEEDYDHVVRHIIRVVLKPREFGFRRIFDILISVTLLILLFPLFIITAIAIKLDSPGPLFYSQQRLGKDGKIFKVYKFRSMVQDAEKLTGPVWAGKEDPRITRVGRILRKTRIDELPQLMNVLLGDMSFIGPRPERPFFAQQFKKQIPFYMARLKTKPGITGLAQVTVGYDETIEDVKEKIKKDIEYIENKDSLLLNLKILLKTIAVVLKGEGQ
- a CDS encoding STAS domain-containing protein; protein product: MEKLQIDSKFADQSGEIMVVELGGHVDQSNSYQLERLFDNIIESGCYRVIVDFSKVYYMSSAGWGVFVGEIKRFRDRGGDIKLANMNPDIYEVYQMLEFYHILDDYPSVEAAAAAFKKDQEEIDLVIDEIEEGESEEAAAASPETPEQEESVEEIDLEEIVADSAETKDKEKSETTPISSTDFGKEAVHDFVPTSLHTDVKLADLPLPEKIKRVIAQNPLIGIWGIRKILRHEHFGRTKVGIFKLYKILRDLDLDTKAKRYRFYRSC